Proteins from one Lachnospiraceae bacterium KGMB03038 genomic window:
- a CDS encoding CoA activase: MNYVGIDIGSTASKVVARGDIGLEFVLPTGWNSRETTLTIQERLKEQGIDVLDESTKVVATGYGRIAVDFADYVITEITCHARGGRELGSDDCAIIDVGGQDTKVILVQQGMVQDFLMNDKCSAGTGKFLEVMANRLGVTLQELFELAGKGTVLPISSLCTVFAESEVINYIGEGRKREDIAAGVVDSVAAKVAQLANRKNLPSQVILTGGLSHSRYFSGILSEKLGQTVTPTDYGRYAGALGAAILAEEKTRRKK, translated from the coding sequence ATGAATTATGTAGGAATCGATATTGGCTCTACTGCTTCTAAGGTTGTAGCCAGAGGAGATATAGGGCTGGAATTTGTGCTGCCGACTGGATGGAACAGCAGGGAGACCACCCTTACAATCCAGGAAAGGCTGAAGGAACAGGGCATCGATGTTCTGGACGAATCTACGAAGGTGGTGGCTACAGGTTATGGACGGATCGCGGTAGATTTTGCGGATTACGTGATCACGGAGATTACCTGCCATGCCAGGGGTGGCAGAGAATTGGGAAGTGACGACTGCGCCATCATCGATGTGGGCGGACAGGACACAAAGGTGATCCTGGTCCAGCAGGGAATGGTGCAGGACTTCCTGATGAATGACAAGTGTTCCGCGGGAACCGGCAAATTCCTGGAAGTTATGGCAAACCGGCTGGGCGTTACCCTGCAGGAGTTGTTTGAATTGGCGGGAAAAGGGACTGTCCTTCCAATCAGCTCTCTTTGCACCGTGTTCGCGGAATCAGAGGTCATCAATTATATCGGAGAAGGAAGAAAACGAGAAGATATCGCTGCCGGCGTGGTGGATTCTGTTGCGGCAAAAGTGGCCCAGTTAGCCAATCGGAAGAATCTTCCCTCCCAGGTGATCTTAACAGGAGGGTTAAGCCACAGCAGATATTTTTCAGGAATTCTGTCTGAGAAATTAGGCCAGACAGTGACGCCCACAGATTACGGAAGATATGCGGGAGCGCTGGGGGCTGCTATTTTGGCAGAAGAGAAAACAAGAAGAAAGAAATAA
- a CDS encoding 2-hydroxyacyl-CoA dehydratase — protein sequence MELIKDLPEVFEEFAEQRKNSFLGIKKVKEQGIPVIGSYCTYFPQELAMAMGAASVSLCSTSDETIADAERELPKNLCPLIKSSYGFARTDKCPFFYFSDVVVGETTCDGKKKMYEYMGNFKDVFILELPNTQGEEALKLWKSEIIRFKEYLEKKFEVTITEEDIREAIRINNAGRRSLKHLYEVMQNDPAPITGQELFKVLYGSTFKLDRKEIPGEVDALVEKIKEEYAAGKMQEKKPRILITGCPIGGATEKVIRAVEDNGGIVVTYENCAGAKAIDKLVDEDDPDVYSALARRYLNIGCSVMTPNPNRLELLGRLIDEYKVDGVVEMTLQACHTYNVEAFGIRKFVNEEKGIPYISVETDYSQADIGQLNTRIAAFIEML from the coding sequence ATGGAACTGATCAAAGATTTGCCGGAGGTATTTGAAGAATTTGCGGAGCAAAGGAAGAATTCTTTCCTGGGGATCAAGAAAGTAAAGGAGCAGGGGATCCCGGTGATCGGATCTTATTGTACCTATTTCCCGCAGGAATTAGCTATGGCTATGGGAGCCGCCAGTGTCAGCCTGTGTTCTACGTCAGATGAGACGATCGCGGATGCCGAGCGGGAACTTCCTAAGAACTTATGTCCTCTGATCAAATCCAGTTATGGATTTGCCCGGACGGATAAATGTCCGTTTTTCTATTTTTCTGATGTGGTGGTGGGAGAGACTACCTGCGATGGGAAGAAGAAAATGTACGAGTATATGGGGAATTTTAAGGATGTATTTATTCTGGAGCTTCCCAATACTCAGGGAGAAGAAGCGCTGAAACTGTGGAAGAGTGAGATCATCCGTTTCAAAGAGTACTTGGAAAAGAAGTTTGAAGTGACCATCACAGAGGAGGATATCAGGGAGGCTATCCGCATCAATAACGCGGGAAGAAGGTCTTTGAAACATTTGTATGAAGTTATGCAAAATGACCCGGCGCCCATTACCGGGCAGGAACTCTTCAAAGTCCTGTACGGCAGTACTTTCAAGCTTGACCGCAAAGAGATTCCCGGCGAGGTGGACGCTTTGGTGGAGAAGATCAAAGAAGAGTACGCGGCAGGAAAGATGCAGGAGAAAAAGCCAAGAATCCTGATCACAGGCTGTCCTATCGGCGGAGCTACAGAAAAAGTGATCCGGGCGGTAGAAGATAATGGCGGGATTGTTGTGACCTATGAAAACTGCGCAGGAGCCAAAGCAATCGATAAACTGGTAGACGAGGATGATCCGGATGTCTACAGCGCTCTGGCGCGCCGATATCTCAACATCGGCTGTTCTGTCATGACACCGAATCCTAATCGTTTGGAGCTTTTAGGGAGACTGATCGACGAGTACAAGGTGGACGGAGTGGTAGAGATGACCTTGCAGGCTTGTCATACTTATAATGTAGAAGCATTCGGAATCCGCAAATTCGTAAATGAAGAAAAAGGAATACCATATATCAGCGTAGAGACAGACTATTCTCAGGCAGATATCGGACAGTTGAACACCAGGATCGCGGCGTTCATCGAGATGCTGTAA
- the glgX gene encoding glycogen debranching protein GlgX: protein MPEELTTASLFGTQIQHMEPLDRVNGFDVRPGFYMFLGATPIPKGVNFTVQSKGAVSCELLLYHREAAEPYAVLPFPENYRIGDVYSMIVFGLNVEEFEYAYRLDGPWDPEKGLLFDKSHVLLDPYAKAVTGQSVWGRKVREEGYRARVVRNNFYWGTEPQPKIPMEELVIYEMHVRGFTKLSRQTTAPGTFKGIREKIPYLKDLGINAIELMPIFEFDELSGRREVGGRELVNYWGYNTVSFFAPNTSYASAAEYNREGMEFKQLVKSLHENDIEVILDVVFNHTAEGNEKGPFISFKGFDNNIYYLLTPDGHYYNFSGCGNTMNCNHPVVQQLILDCLRYWVTTYRVDGFRFDLASILGRNDDGSPMQNPPLLRAIAQDPILGDTKLIAEAWDAGGLYQVGNFPAFRRWSEWNGRYRDDLREFLKGGLWAASAAAQRIIGSPDIYDTDIRGKDASVNFLTCHDGFTLYDLYAYNEKHNEANGWNNTDGSNDNHSWNCGAEGETKDPEVLSLRRRMIKNACAVLLTSRGTPMFLSGDEFCNTQFGNNNAYCQDNEISWLDWENLKKYEDIHGFFRYLIHFRKRHPAIMGLCGPAKCGLPEVSLHSQRAWEAAYDDGTRMIGVLFAGYDEKKGKDDIVYLGVNVYWEALGCELPGLPEGFRWKIAVNTGAEGSGCYQEPAELSETGLLMGPRSVVVLTGEKIY from the coding sequence ATGCCAGAAGAACTGACCACAGCCAGTCTGTTTGGCACCCAGATCCAGCATATGGAGCCTTTGGACCGGGTGAATGGGTTTGACGTGCGCCCGGGTTTTTATATGTTTTTAGGCGCCACACCAATCCCCAAAGGCGTGAATTTTACAGTACAGTCTAAAGGCGCTGTGTCCTGTGAACTACTGCTCTATCACAGAGAGGCGGCGGAACCTTACGCAGTCCTGCCATTTCCGGAAAATTACCGGATCGGGGATGTGTATTCTATGATCGTGTTTGGGCTGAATGTGGAGGAATTTGAGTATGCTTACCGGCTGGACGGTCCCTGGGACCCAGAGAAGGGCCTTTTGTTTGATAAAAGTCACGTGCTGTTGGATCCTTACGCGAAAGCAGTTACTGGTCAGAGCGTATGGGGGAGGAAGGTGCGTGAAGAAGGCTACCGGGCCAGAGTGGTGAGGAACAATTTCTATTGGGGTACGGAACCTCAGCCGAAAATACCCATGGAGGAACTGGTCATCTATGAGATGCATGTCCGGGGATTTACAAAACTGTCCCGGCAGACAACAGCTCCTGGAACATTTAAAGGAATCCGGGAAAAGATCCCATATCTTAAGGATCTGGGGATTAACGCCATTGAACTTATGCCCATCTTTGAATTTGACGAATTGAGCGGCCGCCGCGAGGTGGGAGGGAGAGAACTGGTAAACTACTGGGGATATAATACGGTCAGCTTCTTTGCTCCTAATACCAGCTATGCATCGGCGGCAGAATATAACCGGGAAGGAATGGAGTTTAAGCAGCTTGTCAAGTCTCTCCATGAAAATGATATAGAAGTGATCTTGGACGTGGTCTTCAACCATACGGCGGAAGGGAACGAGAAAGGCCCTTTCATCTCGTTTAAAGGATTTGATAACAACATTTACTATCTCCTGACCCCAGATGGCCATTACTATAATTTCAGCGGCTGCGGCAACACGATGAACTGCAATCATCCGGTAGTACAGCAGTTGATCCTGGACTGTCTGAGGTATTGGGTCACCACCTACAGGGTGGACGGCTTCCGGTTTGACCTGGCATCGATCCTGGGAAGAAATGACGATGGTTCTCCTATGCAGAATCCGCCGCTTTTGCGGGCGATCGCCCAAGACCCTATCCTGGGAGATACCAAGCTTATCGCGGAAGCCTGGGATGCGGGCGGATTGTATCAGGTAGGGAATTTCCCGGCGTTCCGGCGCTGGAGTGAATGGAATGGCCGCTACCGGGATGATCTGCGGGAGTTTTTAAAAGGAGGCCTGTGGGCGGCGTCTGCGGCGGCCCAGCGGATCATTGGATCTCCTGACATTTATGATACAGATATACGGGGAAAGGATGCTTCTGTTAATTTCCTTACCTGTCACGATGGATTTACGCTGTATGATCTGTACGCCTATAATGAAAAGCATAATGAAGCAAACGGATGGAATAATACGGATGGAAGCAATGACAATCACAGCTGGAACTGCGGGGCAGAAGGAGAGACGAAGGATCCAGAGGTTCTTTCTCTTCGGCGCCGGATGATCAAGAACGCCTGCGCGGTCCTTCTGACCAGCCGGGGAACCCCGATGTTTTTATCTGGAGATGAATTCTGCAATACCCAGTTTGGAAATAACAATGCATATTGTCAGGACAATGAAATCTCCTGGCTGGATTGGGAAAACCTTAAAAAATACGAGGATATCCACGGATTTTTCCGATATCTCATTCATTTCCGGAAGAGACATCCCGCTATTATGGGCTTATGCGGCCCCGCCAAGTGCGGGCTGCCGGAAGTAAGTCTTCATTCGCAGAGAGCCTGGGAGGCGGCTTACGATGACGGAACCCGGATGATCGGCGTACTATTTGCTGGATATGATGAGAAAAAGGGGAAAGACGATATTGTCTACCTGGGAGTGAATGTATACTGGGAGGCGCTGGGATGTGAACTTCCAGGGCTTCCGGAAGGATTTCGATGGAAGATTGCCGTTAATACTGGCGCAGAGGGAAGCGGATGCTACCAGGAACCGGCTGAACTATCCGAAACGGGACTTTTGATGGGGCCCCGCTCTGTGGTGGTGCTGACCGGAGAGAAGATTTATTGA
- a CDS encoding iron-containing alcohol dehydrogenase — translation MQSFTQYSPTEIVFGREAQKEAGKMAKKWGASRALLVYGGGSAVKSGLLKEIEELLAAEEIAYDELGGVKPNPRLSLAREGVEKAIAFQADLILAVGGGSVIDTAKAIAVGAYVPGTDIWDIWMGKVPLVGALPVGAVLTISAAGSETSDSAVITNQETGKKAGVNSDLVRPKFALMNPELTYTLPKYQLACGITDILMHTLERYFTPVTGNELTDEIAEGLMRTVIRNGRKAYENQMDYQAMSELMWCGSLSHNGLTGLGRPKDFACHKLGHEISGMFDEAHGATLSAVWGSWAKYVYQLDVPRFARYGRMVWGITQEDEEMAAKEAIRCTEEFFRELAMPVSIGELSIGVQPEEVLRKLADSATKGDTVKLGCFKKLGAREMFEIYQAANH, via the coding sequence ATGCAGAGTTTTACACAGTATAGCCCAACGGAGATCGTATTTGGCAGAGAAGCTCAAAAGGAAGCGGGAAAGATGGCGAAAAAATGGGGAGCCAGCCGAGCGCTTCTGGTCTACGGAGGCGGGAGCGCTGTAAAAAGCGGACTGTTGAAAGAGATTGAAGAATTGCTTGCGGCGGAAGAGATTGCCTATGACGAGCTTGGAGGGGTAAAACCGAATCCACGTTTATCTCTTGCCAGAGAAGGAGTAGAGAAAGCAATCGCGTTCCAGGCGGATTTGATCCTGGCGGTAGGCGGAGGAAGTGTGATCGATACGGCCAAAGCGATCGCGGTTGGGGCATACGTGCCGGGAACAGACATCTGGGATATTTGGATGGGGAAAGTGCCTTTGGTGGGAGCTTTACCGGTGGGAGCTGTGCTGACCATTTCAGCGGCAGGAAGTGAAACCAGTGATTCGGCGGTGATCACCAATCAGGAAACAGGGAAAAAGGCGGGAGTCAATAGTGATCTGGTGCGGCCAAAGTTTGCGCTGATGAATCCAGAATTGACTTATACACTGCCCAAATACCAGCTTGCCTGCGGCATTACAGATATTCTGATGCATACGCTGGAGCGGTATTTTACTCCGGTCACAGGAAATGAACTGACTGATGAGATCGCGGAGGGGCTGATGCGCACGGTGATTCGAAACGGGAGAAAAGCGTATGAAAACCAGATGGATTATCAGGCTATGAGTGAATTGATGTGGTGCGGGAGTCTGTCTCATAATGGACTCACCGGATTAGGAAGGCCCAAGGATTTCGCCTGCCACAAGCTGGGCCATGAGATCAGCGGTATGTTTGACGAGGCCCACGGCGCTACGCTTTCCGCTGTATGGGGAAGCTGGGCCAAGTATGTGTATCAGCTGGACGTGCCCCGGTTTGCGCGGTACGGCAGAATGGTATGGGGCATTACGCAGGAGGATGAGGAAATGGCGGCCAAGGAGGCGATCAGGTGTACGGAAGAGTTTTTCCGAGAATTAGCCATGCCGGTATCCATAGGAGAACTGTCCATTGGCGTACAGCCGGAAGAAGTGCTGCGGAAACTGGCGGACAGCGCGACCAAAGGCGATACTGTGAAGCTGGGCTGCTTCAAAAAGCTGGGAGCCCGGGAGATGTTCGAGATTTACCAGGCTGCTAACCACTAG
- a CDS encoding ornithine cyclodeaminase family protein has product MILLGKEEIEKLADRNQMMDEIEHAYQIIRSGEYYVPNRPTVEHENKTLMYMPCYTKEAIGTKILTIFPDNAKLGLPSIDGVVLLNDPVTGAPQAILDGQAVTAWRTGAVGGVGIRHLARKDCHTVGIVGAGVQGFYQALYACAAREIHTVYLFSHSGRDLTEYMDRLEKAIADPKVKVVQCSTAEELAANSDIICTTTPSAAPVLPNDRELLRGKCIIAIGSYTPDMREIPDAVWDLVDRVYVELPYACEESGDLSQPLKEGRLRKEQVVLMSDYLASGETIEEAAKETTYFKSVGMGLFDICIAQILLNQAKER; this is encoded by the coding sequence ATGATTTTACTTGGAAAAGAAGAAATTGAAAAACTGGCGGACCGGAATCAGATGATGGATGAGATCGAACATGCCTATCAGATCATTCGGAGTGGAGAATACTATGTCCCCAACCGGCCTACCGTGGAACACGAGAACAAGACCCTGATGTATATGCCCTGTTATACGAAAGAGGCCATTGGGACCAAGATCCTGACTATTTTCCCGGATAACGCGAAGCTAGGGCTCCCTTCTATTGATGGGGTAGTATTGCTGAATGACCCAGTGACTGGGGCGCCGCAGGCGATTTTAGACGGTCAGGCGGTGACGGCCTGGAGAACCGGAGCGGTAGGAGGCGTGGGAATCCGGCATCTTGCCCGCAAAGACTGTCATACGGTAGGAATTGTGGGAGCCGGGGTGCAGGGGTTCTATCAGGCTCTTTATGCCTGCGCGGCCAGAGAGATCCATACTGTTTACTTATTCAGCCACAGCGGCAGAGATCTGACGGAATATATGGACAGATTGGAAAAAGCTATTGCGGATCCCAAGGTAAAGGTAGTACAATGTAGTACAGCGGAAGAGTTAGCGGCAAACAGCGATATTATCTGCACGACCACCCCTTCCGCTGCGCCAGTGCTCCCTAATGACCGGGAGCTTCTAAGAGGAAAATGCATCATTGCCATTGGTTCCTATACGCCGGATATGCGGGAAATCCCGGATGCGGTGTGGGACCTGGTAGACCGGGTCTATGTGGAGCTTCCTTACGCCTGTGAGGAAAGCGGAGACTTAAGTCAGCCTCTGAAAGAGGGAAGGCTTCGGAAGGAGCAGGTGGTATTGATGAGCGATTATCTGGCGTCAGGGGAAACAATAGAAGAAGCCGCCAAAGAGACTACCTATTTTAAATCTGTAGGGATGGGTCTTTTTGATATCTGTATCGCGCAAATTTTATTAAATCAAGCAAAGGAGAGGTAG
- a CDS encoding regulator: MKVVATEKAPAALGPYSQGYVSGGVFYSAGQLGADPATGNLAEGIEGQADQACRNVGAVLEAAGTSFDKVVKTTCFLADMGDFAAFNEVYAKYFTSKPARSCVAVKTLPKNALCEIEVIAAAEE; this comes from the coding sequence ATGAAAGTAGTAGCGACAGAAAAAGCGCCGGCAGCACTTGGCCCTTACTCACAGGGATATGTAAGCGGAGGAGTTTTCTATAGCGCGGGACAGCTTGGAGCAGATCCGGCCACCGGAAATCTGGCGGAAGGCATCGAAGGTCAGGCGGACCAGGCATGCCGGAATGTGGGAGCTGTGCTGGAGGCAGCAGGGACATCCTTTGACAAGGTTGTAAAGACCACCTGCTTCCTGGCGGACATGGGAGATTTTGCGGCATTTAATGAAGTGTACGCAAAATATTTTACTTCAAAGCCAGCCAGAAGCTGTGTGGCAGTAAAAACACTTCCGAAAAACGCGCTCTGTGAGATCGAAGTGATCGCGGCGGCGGAAGAGTAA
- a CDS encoding Mrp/NBP35 family ATP-binding protein gives MAEQQNGCSPSDCAGCAHADTCSSKPQDLRKPANAFSHINKVIAVVSGKGGVGKSMVTASLARMMREQGFSVGILDADITGPSIPKMYGIHETAQGTEDGIFPSEAKDGTKIMSVNLLLPHESDPVIWRGPIIANVVTQFWTDVMWGELDYLFVDMPPGTGDVPLTVFQSLPVDGVVIVTSPQDLVQMIVKKAYNMAKQMNIPVLGVVENYSYLICPDCGKKISVFGESHIEEAAKELDLPVLGKMPIDTKLAEAVEQERFYEISNEYLAAAVNKL, from the coding sequence ATGGCAGAGCAGCAAAACGGGTGCTCACCCTCCGACTGTGCCGGGTGCGCCCATGCGGATACCTGCAGCAGCAAGCCCCAGGACCTTAGGAAACCGGCGAACGCGTTTTCTCATATCAATAAGGTGATCGCAGTGGTCAGCGGGAAGGGCGGTGTTGGAAAATCTATGGTAACCGCTTCTCTGGCAAGGATGATGCGGGAACAGGGATTCTCCGTAGGAATCCTGGACGCGGATATCACTGGACCTTCCATCCCCAAGATGTATGGTATTCATGAGACCGCGCAGGGGACGGAGGACGGCATTTTTCCAAGCGAGGCAAAAGACGGCACCAAGATCATGTCGGTGAACCTTCTGCTTCCTCATGAATCCGATCCGGTGATCTGGAGAGGTCCTATTATCGCAAACGTAGTAACGCAGTTCTGGACCGATGTAATGTGGGGAGAATTAGACTATCTGTTTGTAGATATGCCTCCAGGAACCGGAGATGTACCGTTGACGGTGTTCCAGTCTCTTCCGGTAGACGGCGTGGTGATTGTTACATCTCCACAGGATCTGGTACAGATGATTGTTAAGAAAGCCTATAATATGGCGAAACAGATGAACATTCCGGTATTAGGCGTGGTAGAAAATTACAGTTATCTGATCTGTCCTGACTGTGGAAAGAAGATTTCTGTTTTTGGAGAAAGCCACATTGAAGAGGCGGCGAAAGAACTGGATCTTCCAGTGCTTGGAAAGATGCCTATTGATACAAAGCTTGCGGAGGCTGTAGAACAAGAGCGTTTTTACGAAATCAGCAATGAGTATCTTGCGGCGGCAGTGAATAAATTGTAG
- a CDS encoding sugar ABC transporter substrate-binding protein, with product MKKKLISALLCAALVAGMAAGCGSGGDEEENGGKETLSVWIPPLDDETEKNYVPLLDKFEEENNCELEFQIIPWDTYEEKYMTAINADKGPDVGYMYVEMFPTYIDSGAVVDMEEYLTEEDYEKYIYLEKGQMMGGTYGFPFSTGNPFILYYNEDILESLGEEPPETWEDFKRICEKATQDTDGDGKIDQYGYAAGFNNGDMSPLYLLNSYYYSLIWQNGTDIYNDDLKSVRFNDEAGVEAVEFLQSLTPYMPEDYMSLAATDAFSSVFGGGHAAFACARAMQAQTESFEETYPDLHWNYVTSLKNKQYGTFGAADCLTLMSSCENKELAMDLIRYMAGTEVMSEYHKIHFGAPTTVDEPYQGDEKLERILTEDRDKWRPLQAGPCGSDILLNLTSQLQAVMGGDKDAQTAMDEAADYANDLLDEYWADKE from the coding sequence ATGAAAAAGAAATTGATTAGCGCCCTCCTTTGCGCCGCTTTGGTTGCCGGGATGGCTGCTGGCTGTGGGAGCGGCGGTGATGAGGAGGAAAATGGAGGGAAAGAAACCTTATCCGTATGGATTCCGCCATTGGATGATGAAACGGAGAAAAACTATGTTCCTCTTCTTGACAAGTTTGAGGAAGAAAACAACTGTGAATTAGAATTCCAGATCATTCCCTGGGATACGTATGAGGAAAAATATATGACAGCGATCAACGCGGATAAAGGGCCTGATGTTGGATATATGTATGTAGAAATGTTTCCTACATATATTGATTCCGGAGCAGTTGTGGATATGGAAGAATATCTGACAGAAGAGGATTATGAGAAATATATTTATTTGGAGAAGGGACAGATGATGGGAGGTACCTACGGTTTCCCATTTAGTACCGGAAATCCTTTTATCCTGTATTATAATGAAGATATTCTTGAGAGTCTTGGCGAAGAGCCGCCGGAAACCTGGGAGGACTTCAAACGAATCTGTGAGAAAGCGACTCAGGACACCGATGGAGATGGTAAGATCGATCAATATGGATATGCGGCAGGATTTAATAATGGAGATATGAGTCCTTTATATCTTTTGAACTCTTATTATTATAGTCTTATCTGGCAGAATGGAACAGATATTTACAATGATGACCTGAAATCTGTGCGATTTAATGATGAAGCGGGTGTAGAAGCAGTAGAGTTTCTGCAGAGTCTGACACCTTATATGCCGGAAGACTATATGTCACTTGCCGCGACCGATGCGTTCTCTAGTGTGTTTGGCGGCGGACATGCTGCTTTTGCCTGCGCACGGGCGATGCAGGCGCAGACAGAATCTTTTGAGGAGACTTATCCAGATCTGCACTGGAATTATGTAACTTCTTTGAAAAATAAGCAGTATGGGACCTTTGGAGCTGCGGACTGTTTAACACTGATGTCGTCCTGCGAGAACAAAGAACTGGCCATGGATTTGATTCGTTATATGGCAGGCACGGAGGTTATGAGCGAATATCATAAGATTCATTTTGGGGCGCCTACGACTGTAGATGAGCCATATCAAGGGGATGAAAAACTGGAGCGGATTCTGACAGAAGACCGCGATAAATGGCGTCCTCTGCAGGCCGGCCCCTGTGGCTCTGATATCCTTTTGAATCTTACCTCCCAGCTGCAGGCTGTTATGGGCGGTGATAAAGATGCCCAGACCGCTATGGATGAGGCGGCGGATTATGCAAATGATCTTTTGGATGAATACTGGGCTGACAAGGAATAG
- a CDS encoding sugar ABC transporter permease produces the protein MAGKKTKYSPAAYGYIAPISIILIVFVGISLILSVVLSFSKYNILLPPEFNGIENYHRLLTDQKFLTALTNTLKLLVYIVPLQTVLALVVSAVITSRRHTFLGKLANIVIFIPVLSSNAVVGTIWKAILNGHVEAVENLFSFFGINCSMLLGDADSALLTVAMVSVWKSLGYYSVLYISALISIPDNYYEAAKVDGAGRLARFFYITLPMLKPTTILVVFLGVTSSLQCFDIIYNLTGGGPAMGTTTLVFYAYDLCYKSARAGYAMTVSNMLFLLILITVIAQRRFMRRDVSEI, from the coding sequence ATGGCAGGAAAGAAAACCAAATATTCACCCGCAGCATATGGATATATTGCGCCGATCTCGATCATCCTGATCGTGTTTGTCGGGATATCCTTAATATTATCTGTGGTGTTGAGCTTTTCGAAATACAATATTTTGCTTCCCCCAGAATTTAACGGAATAGAAAATTATCATCGCCTGCTTACAGATCAAAAGTTTTTGACAGCCTTGACCAATACATTAAAGCTTTTGGTATATATCGTCCCGCTCCAGACGGTGTTGGCGTTGGTGGTCTCCGCTGTGATTACTTCCAGAAGACATACTTTTCTTGGAAAACTGGCAAATATTGTAATCTTTATCCCCGTATTGTCTTCGAACGCGGTGGTGGGCACAATATGGAAAGCTATTTTAAACGGACATGTAGAGGCGGTAGAAAATTTGTTTTCTTTTTTTGGAATTAACTGCTCTATGCTCCTAGGTGATGCGGACAGCGCGCTTCTTACGGTCGCTATGGTGTCTGTCTGGAAATCTTTAGGATATTATTCCGTATTATATATATCGGCTTTGATCAGTATCCCGGATAACTATTATGAGGCGGCAAAGGTTGACGGGGCTGGCCGGCTGGCCCGTTTTTTCTACATCACGCTTCCGATGCTCAAACCAACTACTATCCTGGTTGTGTTCCTTGGGGTTACATCTTCCCTGCAGTGTTTCGATATCATTTATAATCTGACCGGCGGCGGACCAGCCATGGGAACGACAACGCTGGTTTTTTATGCTTATGATCTTTGTTATAAGTCTGCAAGAGCCGGATATGCTATGACAGTCTCAAATATGCTGTTTTTGCTGATCCTGATTACGGTCATCGCACAAAGAAGATTTATGCGGCGGGATGTTTCAGAAATATAG
- a CDS encoding carbohydrate ABC transporter permease, with protein sequence MKYVEKYVGGLILLIVIAVSILPFIYMLIMSFKDTLSAYNFNLDGLTPENYVKIFHTAEFGRYFFNSAFVALAGVVLAVVVSCLAGYAFAKLKFPGNDLIFFLLIMTLIIPSEVIIVPLYLIMKNLDWLNTYQALILPLPTALGTFIMRQAILAVPNELLDAAKIEGCSNTRILWKIIIPLIKPSILTLSIFTFVGAWNNFLWPLVVSTESEMMTLPLILSTTKTQFEPNIGLTMACAAVNFLPPFIFYILLQSKFKEGVVLTGMKG encoded by the coding sequence ATGAAATATGTAGAAAAGTATGTCGGAGGCTTGATCCTCCTGATTGTGATCGCAGTCAGCATCCTGCCATTTATTTATATGCTCATTATGTCTTTTAAGGATACATTGAGCGCATATAACTTTAATCTAGATGGGCTGACCCCAGAAAATTATGTAAAAATTTTTCATACGGCAGAATTTGGTCGCTATTTTTTTAACAGTGCATTTGTAGCACTGGCCGGGGTTGTGCTGGCTGTTGTTGTAAGCTGTCTTGCGGGCTATGCTTTTGCAAAGCTAAAGTTTCCGGGGAATGATCTGATTTTTTTCTTGTTGATCATGACGCTGATTATTCCCTCGGAAGTTATCATTGTTCCGCTGTATCTGATCATGAAGAATCTGGATTGGCTGAATACCTATCAGGCATTGATACTTCCGCTGCCTACAGCGCTTGGGACTTTTATTATGCGGCAGGCGATTCTCGCAGTGCCTAATGAACTATTGGATGCCGCGAAGATAGAAGGCTGTTCCAATACCAGAATACTCTGGAAAATCATTATTCCATTGATCAAACCGTCTATTTTGACTCTTTCCATATTTACATTTGTGGGCGCGTGGAATAATTTCTTATGGCCTTTGGTAGTAAGCACAGAAAGTGAGATGATGACGCTTCCTTTGATCTTAAGCACGACGAAGACACAGTTTGAACCTAATATTGGTCTGACGATGGCGTGTGCCGCGGTCAACTTTCTGCCGCCTTTTATCTTCTATATTCTGCTTCAGAGTAAGTTCAAAGAAGGCGTTGTATTAACCGGCATGAAAGGATAA